Within Sorghum bicolor cultivar BTx623 chromosome 2, Sorghum_bicolor_NCBIv3, whole genome shotgun sequence, the genomic segment CATCAAACAGAGAAAGCGGCAATCGAAAACGATGCGTCGATGCCAAAAGCAGCAAGACTCAAGAGCTGACAGAGCGGCCGCCTGCCCTGCCGTACTGTACTACGAGCTCGAGCTGCCGAGCACGGAGCAGTGACAGTGAGCACCCATCAAAAGCGAGCGCAAAGCTGCCCGTCCGCGCGTTTTCTTTTAAAGCGCCTTCATCTCCTCACCCTCCCCCTTTCTTCCCTAAAGCCGTCGCCTCCGCCTCTGCTCCTGCAAGCTCTATTTCCAGTGCTGGTGCAGCCATCGGCAGCCGAACGAGGCCATGAAGAAGGCGGTGGCagtgggaggaggaggaggtggtggtggaaaGGGAGGCACAGCGCCTACGGACCTCCTGGTCTGCTTCCCCGCTCGGCAGCACCTGGCGCTGATGCCCAAGCCCATCTGCAGCCCGTCCCGGACCACCATGGACAAggcggccgccgcgcgccggCGCCAGCAGCTCCAGCTCCAGCTGCCGGGCTCGAGCGCTGCTGCAGGTGGTGGTGGGAGAGTGCGCGGGAGTAGCCCCATGTTCCGGGGGTCCAGGGCGAAGCagagggcggaggaggaggaagtgGAGCCGCAGTCACCCAAGGTCACGTGCGCCGGCCAGATCAAGGTCGGCCGGCCCAAGAAGGTGAAGCCGGGGCCGGGCTCGACGGCAGCGGCGAAGCACGGTAAggacggcgtcggcgtcggcgtcggcgacgcCAGGAGCTGGATCACCGTGGTGGAGGAGATCGAGCGGCTGCACGGCCGGAGGAAGAAGCAGGTGGGCTGGCTCGAGACCCTCGGGATCAGGCGGGACGCGCTGCCGTTCCTCGGCGCCGCGCTCCGGAGCCTGCGGTTCAAGGCGCGCTGCTTTGGGTTTGGGTCCCTCCATGCCGCGCCGACCGTGGACTCCTCCGTTGACTCCGACGACCCGGGGGAGCGTGGAATAAGCGAGCACGGAGCCGGAGGGAGCGCCGCGGCCAGCGTGTTCTCCAAGTGGCTAATGGTGCTGGAAGGCGGCCAGGAACCCACGGACCTGGAGCAAGACGAAGACAGGTACGACGACGAACGCGACCAGGAAGAAGACGTTGAGGTCGAGCGGCAGCAGGGCAAGGAGACGGACGAGGGCACGAACGGGCCGCCGCCGAACGCGCTGCTGCTCATGCGGTGCCGCTCGGCGCCCGCGAAGGGACTGTCCATGTCCAGAAGGAGGACGTGTGAGCAGTTGGCCGGCGAGTTCGTCGACCAAGAGAAGGGGGCCGCGGCGGACGGCGTGCCGGGAGACGGTGAAACAGAGGAGGACAAGGAGGAGGAGCTGGTGTTCATGAGCACAGCGCCCGGCTTCATGAAGCTGTCACTGGACATCGCCAAGGAGACGTGGATCGTCGGCGGCGGTGACCCGATCGCGAGGTGCCGGAGCTGGAAGAGGTGACCGCCAAGGCGCCAACACGCGCGCCGCGTGCGCGGAACGCCGACGAGGATGACGTGGACGCGGGACTCGTCGTGCTTGTACAGATTGTATCACTGGTTTATGTGTTGGAACATATATAAACTCATGTTACGTAAATGTTCTGAGTTGTAGAGTCTTTGCATAGGATGATAGGAACTTGAGATGACATTGAAGTGAGCCCGTGCATTTCTCTCCCCAAGATCCACGTGAAATCACGCAAAGTTCTTGTTCCAAACATAAGTTTCGACTTTCGAGTCCCCAACCGTGCTAACTACTCCAACGCGCCGAgagttttctttctttcgaaaaTATAAGAAGTTGAGAACGACGCTCTGCTCAAACATAAAAACCGACGCCACCAGTGTAAGCGTGTGGCCTGCCCTCTCCATTTGGGCAGTTGCAACAATCTGAGGCAACGTGGTGCTCAGCTTGGCATCGATGCCGGCCAGACGACCTGCCACTCAAGGCCAGGGAGGCCAACAAAACACGGCCGCTCTGGCACGaatactagggccttgtttagttccgaaaagatttcggatttcggtactgtagcattttcgtttgtttgtgacaaatattatccaattatggactaactaggatcaaaagattcgtctcgcgatttccagctaaactgtgtaattagtttttgcttgcgtctatatttaatgcttcatgcatgtgccgcaagattcgatgtgacagaatcttgaaaactttttgctttttggggtgaactaaacaaggcctagattgtTTATATGCTGCAAGCCTGCACAGCAGAGGACTCTGGCAAGAAGAGACCAAACACCCCTGTACTAGATTGTTGTATGCCGCAGGCCTGCAGTGAAGAATCTACTCACCCGAACGCTTTCCAAGGCAATGTAAACCATACTTTAACCCCAACGTGCAACGGGTGGCCACCAGCTTCAACAATCAatcagcaggccatcaacaatTAACAAGGAAAAAATCACCATAAGATGAGATCACGCTCTAAGCCTAAATTGCAGGCGTCAGATTCCACCAAACGCACGAGCACACAGGACTATAAAATCAAAAGTGCTACAGCTCACACTAATCCACTACTACTCCTACTGCACAACAGGCTTAACTCTACTCGCTCCAGTGGCAAAAGAGAGGGCTCCCACGGAATGTCAACACCTAGATAGGCCCTAGAACAAACACACCCGCGAATATGAAATGAATCCCCCTCGGGCTCGCTCGGGCAGCAGGCATAATGGAAGCAGGTGGCCGCTGTCGTGCCGGGAGCAGACACGAAGCACGTACCGAGTAGTACCTGCAAAAAGGGAAAGTGCAAAGGCGAAAGCGAGGTGGCATTCCGTGCGTCCCATGGAAAAGGGAATTCGGGCACGAACCAAAAGCGTGGCTACATGTTTCTCCGTTCTCCGACGGGATAGATATAGATCTACACATGACATAACATGGCCAGCGCTGTAAAGCCTCACAATCGTGTTTACCTGTTCAGCATCCAGAGGGGAGAACAATGCAGGTTCATGAATCTATGCTACACAGCCTGCTAGACTGTAGGTCATTTGGCACATCCAATGCAGCAGGTTAATGTTGCGGCAAACTGCAAGATCATTCACGTGTCGCAGAATCGAAAGTGATTTGTAACTGCCAAGAGGCGC encodes:
- the LOC8056175 gene encoding uncharacterized protein LOC8056175; amino-acid sequence: MKKAVAVGGGGGGGGKGGTAPTDLLVCFPARQHLALMPKPICSPSRTTMDKAAAARRRQQLQLQLPGSSAAAGGGGRVRGSSPMFRGSRAKQRAEEEEVEPQSPKVTCAGQIKVGRPKKVKPGPGSTAAAKHGKDGVGVGVGDARSWITVVEEIERLHGRRKKQVGWLETLGIRRDALPFLGAALRSLRFKARCFGFGSLHAAPTVDSSVDSDDPGERGISEHGAGGSAAASVFSKWLMVLEGGQEPTDLEQDEDRYDDERDQEEDVEVERQQGKETDEGTNGPPPNALLLMRCRSAPAKGLSMSRRRTCEQLAGEFVDQEKGAAADGVPGDGETEEDKEEELVFMSTAPGFMKLSLDIAKETWIVGGGDPIARCRSWKR